In a single window of the Streptomyces sp. NBC_00285 genome:
- a CDS encoding Trm112 family protein, whose amino-acid sequence MPLEAGLLEILACPACHAPLKEQDTELICTGQDCGLAYPVRDGIPVLLVDEARRPA is encoded by the coding sequence ATGCCGCTCGAAGCCGGTCTCCTGGAGATCCTCGCCTGCCCGGCCTGTCACGCCCCCCTCAAGGAGCAGGACACCGAGTTGATCTGCACAGGCCAGGACTGCGGCCTCGCGTACCCGGTCCGTGACGGCATCCCCGTACTCCTTGTCGACGAGGCCCGCCGCCCCGCCTGA
- a CDS encoding DUF3499 domain-containing protein: MGASRRGPLKSAVPSNVVSPVRRCSRTACGRPAVATLTYVYADSTAVLGPLATYAEPHCYDLCAVHSERLTAPRGWEVVRLLDSSAPARHSSDDLEALANAVREAARPQERAADVSGARRADPMEVARRGHLRILRSPDN; the protein is encoded by the coding sequence CTGGGGGCGAGTCGTCGCGGCCCGCTCAAGAGTGCGGTACCGTCCAACGTCGTGAGCCCTGTACGTCGCTGTTCGCGCACCGCTTGCGGCCGCCCCGCCGTCGCGACGCTGACGTACGTCTACGCCGACTCGACCGCGGTCCTCGGCCCGCTCGCCACCTACGCCGAACCCCACTGCTACGACCTGTGCGCCGTGCATTCCGAGCGCCTCACCGCCCCGCGCGGCTGGGAGGTCGTCCGTCTCCTCGACAGCTCGGCTCCGGCCCGGCACAGCAGTGACGATCTGGAAGCGCTTGCCAACGCCGTGCGCGAGGCGGCCCGTCCGCAGGAGCGCGCCGCTGACGTGAGCGGGGCCCGGCGGGCCGATCCGATGGAGGTCGCGCGCCGCGGCCATCTGCGAATCCTGCGTTCACCGGACAACTGA
- the manA gene encoding mannose-6-phosphate isomerase, class I has product MDRLDNTIRPYAWGSTTAIPGLLGVGPTGEPQAEMWMGAHPGAPSRTARGTLVEVIDANPSRELGEETVAKFGPRLPFLLKILAAGAPLSLQVHPNLAQAKEGYENEERRGIPVDAGNRNYKDANHKPELICALTEFDGLCGFREPARAAELLDALGVDSLKPYVDLLHARPEEAALREVLTAVLTADREEMADTVTEATAACARLGGDHAPYAEIAHHYPGDPGVIAAMLLNHVRLQPGEALFLGAGIPHAYLNGLGVEIMANSDNVLRCGLTPKHVDVPELLRIVRFEAADPGVLRPEASPAGEEVYDTPIDEFRLSRYVRAEGSADHDLTRPTPQILLCTAGSVRTGEHELSPGQSVFVPAGEKVMVSGTGTVFRATVIA; this is encoded by the coding sequence ATGGACCGCCTCGACAACACCATCCGCCCCTACGCCTGGGGTTCCACCACCGCCATCCCCGGGCTGCTCGGCGTCGGGCCGACCGGGGAACCGCAGGCGGAGATGTGGATGGGCGCCCACCCGGGAGCCCCCTCCCGCACCGCACGGGGCACGCTCGTCGAGGTCATCGACGCGAACCCGTCGCGCGAGCTGGGCGAGGAGACCGTCGCCAAGTTCGGTCCCCGCCTGCCCTTCCTCCTCAAGATCCTCGCCGCGGGCGCCCCGCTCTCCCTCCAGGTGCACCCGAACCTCGCGCAGGCGAAGGAGGGTTACGAGAACGAGGAGCGCCGCGGCATCCCCGTGGACGCGGGCAACCGCAACTACAAGGACGCCAACCACAAGCCCGAACTGATCTGCGCACTCACCGAGTTCGACGGCCTGTGCGGCTTCCGCGAGCCCGCGCGCGCGGCCGAGCTGCTCGACGCGCTCGGCGTCGACTCCCTCAAGCCGTACGTCGACCTCCTGCACGCCCGCCCCGAGGAGGCGGCCCTGCGCGAGGTCCTGACGGCCGTCCTCACCGCCGACCGGGAGGAGATGGCCGACACGGTCACCGAGGCCACGGCCGCCTGCGCCCGCCTCGGCGGCGACCACGCCCCGTACGCCGAGATCGCCCACCACTACCCGGGCGACCCGGGTGTCATTGCCGCGATGCTGCTCAACCACGTCCGGCTCCAGCCCGGCGAGGCCCTGTTCCTCGGCGCCGGCATCCCGCACGCCTACCTCAACGGCCTCGGCGTCGAGATCATGGCCAACTCCGACAACGTCCTGCGCTGCGGCCTGACCCCCAAGCACGTCGACGTCCCCGAACTCCTGCGCATCGTCCGCTTCGAGGCCGCCGACCCCGGGGTGCTCCGCCCCGAGGCGTCCCCCGCGGGCGAGGAGGTCTACGACACCCCCATCGACGAGTTCCGGCTCTCCCGCTACGTCCGGGCCGAGGGCTCCGCCGACCACGACCTCACCCGTCCGACCCCGCAGATCCTGCTCTGCACGGCAGGTTCCGTCCGTACCGGGGAACACGAGCTGAGCCCCGGTCAGTCGGTCTTCGTGCCGGCGGGGGAGAAGGTCATGGTGTCCGGGACGGGCACGGTCTTCCGGGCCACCGTGATCGCCTGA
- a CDS encoding phosphomannomutase/phosphoglucomutase: MAVADLSQLVKAYDVRGVVPDQWDETLAELFGAAFVQVTGASAIVTGHDMRPSSPGLSRAFARGAAARGVDVTEIGLCSTDQLYYASGALDLPGAMFTASHNPAQYNGIKMCRAGASPVGQDTGLTEIRELVERWSETGGPAAAAEAGTLTRRDTLKDYAAYLRALVDLTSVRPLKVVVDAGNGMGGHTVPTVFEGLPLDVVPMYFELDGTFPNHEANPLDPANIVDLQKRVREEGADLGIAFDGDADRCFVVDERGAPVSPSVITALVASRELAKNGGKGTVIHNLITSWSVPEVVKEQGGTPVRTRVGHSFIKAEMARTGAIFGGEHSAHYYFKDFWNADTGMLAALHVLAALGGQETPLSALVAQYDRYAGSGEINSTVADQSDRLAAVRAAYDGLEGVQLDELDGLTVTATDWWFNVRPSNTEPLLRLNAEARDEAAMAKVRDEVLAIIRA; this comes from the coding sequence TTGGCCGTGGCTGATCTGTCACAGCTCGTGAAGGCGTACGACGTTCGGGGAGTCGTCCCGGACCAGTGGGACGAGACGCTGGCCGAGCTCTTCGGCGCCGCCTTCGTGCAGGTGACCGGCGCGAGCGCGATCGTGACCGGCCACGACATGCGGCCCTCCTCCCCGGGCCTGTCGCGTGCCTTCGCGCGGGGAGCGGCCGCCCGCGGAGTGGACGTCACCGAGATCGGCCTGTGCTCGACCGACCAGCTGTACTACGCCTCCGGCGCGCTCGACCTGCCGGGTGCGATGTTCACGGCCTCCCACAACCCCGCCCAGTACAACGGCATCAAGATGTGCCGCGCGGGCGCGTCCCCGGTCGGCCAGGACACCGGCCTCACCGAGATCCGCGAACTGGTCGAGCGGTGGAGCGAGACGGGCGGCCCGGCAGCGGCCGCAGAGGCGGGCACCCTCACCCGGCGGGACACGCTGAAGGACTACGCGGCCTACCTCCGTGCCCTCGTCGACCTGACGTCGGTACGCCCCCTGAAGGTGGTCGTCGACGCGGGCAACGGCATGGGCGGCCACACCGTCCCGACGGTCTTCGAGGGCCTGCCCCTGGACGTCGTCCCGATGTACTTCGAGCTGGACGGCACGTTCCCGAACCACGAGGCGAACCCGCTGGACCCGGCCAACATCGTCGACCTCCAGAAGCGGGTCCGCGAGGAGGGAGCCGACCTCGGCATCGCCTTCGACGGCGACGCCGACCGCTGTTTCGTCGTCGACGAGCGGGGTGCCCCGGTCTCCCCGTCCGTCATCACCGCCCTGGTGGCCTCCAGAGAGCTCGCCAAGAACGGCGGCAAGGGCACGGTCATCCACAACCTGATCACCTCCTGGTCGGTCCCGGAGGTCGTGAAGGAGCAGGGCGGCACACCGGTACGCACACGTGTGGGCCACTCCTTCATCAAGGCCGAGATGGCCAGGACCGGAGCGATCTTCGGCGGCGAGCACTCCGCGCACTACTACTTCAAGGACTTCTGGAACGCCGACACGGGCATGCTGGCCGCCCTGCACGTCCTGGCAGCGCTGGGCGGCCAGGAGACCCCCTTGTCCGCCCTCGTCGCCCAGTACGACCGATACGCCGGCTCCGGCGAGATCAACTCCACGGTCGCCGACCAGTCCGACCGCCTGGCGGCCGTCAGAGCGGCCTACGACGGCCTGGAGGGCGTACAGCTCGACGAACTGGACGGCCTCACCGTCACCGCCACCGACTGGTGGTTCAACGTCCGCCCCTCCAACACGGAACCCCTCCTGCGCCTGAACGCGGAGGCGAGGGACGAGGCGGCGATGGCGAAGGTCCGCGACGAGGTACTGGCGATCATCAGAGCTTGA
- a CDS encoding SIS domain-containing protein, with amino-acid sequence MLDESLLDTPEALSEADRRGLLRGAAEAGARVRTAARHATEAGVNDLKPDGRPRAVLIAGPGAAATSVADLLGTLAGAGSPVIRLAPTGVAPAAGALRWELPGWTGSVDLLLIATPDGTEPGLSLLADQAYRRGCTVVAVAPADTPLSEAVEGAHGLFVPLATAPYDQATPLTASAPGVLWALLTPLLAILDRTGLLAAPPDVIEKIADRLDHIAERCGPAIATYSNPAKTLATELVDSLPVIWTEGTSAGPAGRRFAAALAELSGRPAVVAELPEALAAHSTLLAGPLAAGADPDDFFRDRVEEAPALHARVVLLRDRPIAGLSAAPAARELALGHDTPISELEPEPGGEIETLAELIAVTDFAAVYLALASGA; translated from the coding sequence ATGCTCGACGAATCGCTGCTGGACACCCCCGAGGCACTCTCGGAGGCCGACCGCCGAGGCCTGCTCCGCGGTGCCGCGGAGGCCGGCGCCCGCGTCCGCACAGCCGCCCGGCACGCCACCGAGGCCGGGGTGAACGACCTCAAGCCCGACGGCCGCCCACGCGCGGTCCTCATCGCGGGCCCCGGCGCCGCCGCCACCTCGGTCGCCGACCTCCTCGGAACCCTCGCCGGTGCAGGCAGTCCCGTCATCCGTCTCGCCCCCACCGGTGTCGCCCCCGCCGCGGGCGCCCTGCGCTGGGAACTCCCCGGCTGGACCGGCTCGGTCGACCTGCTCCTGATCGCCACCCCCGACGGCACCGAACCGGGCCTGTCCCTCCTCGCCGACCAGGCCTACCGCCGCGGCTGCACCGTCGTCGCCGTGGCCCCCGCCGACACTCCGCTCAGCGAGGCGGTGGAGGGCGCCCACGGCCTGTTCGTGCCTCTGGCGACGGCCCCGTACGACCAGGCCACCCCCCTCACCGCGTCCGCCCCCGGCGTCCTGTGGGCCCTGCTCACCCCCCTCCTCGCGATCCTGGACCGCACCGGCCTGCTTGCCGCGCCGCCCGACGTGATCGAAAAGATCGCCGACCGGCTCGACCACATCGCCGAGCGCTGCGGTCCCGCCATCGCGACCTACAGCAACCCGGCCAAGACCCTCGCCACCGAACTCGTCGACTCGCTCCCGGTGATCTGGACCGAGGGCACCTCCGCAGGCCCCGCCGGCCGCCGCTTCGCCGCCGCCCTCGCCGAGCTCTCCGGCCGCCCCGCCGTCGTCGCCGAACTCCCCGAGGCCCTCGCCGCGCACAGCACGCTGCTCGCCGGCCCACTGGCCGCCGGCGCCGACCCCGACGACTTCTTCCGCGACCGCGTCGAAGAGGCACCCGCACTGCACGCACGCGTGGTGCTCCTTCGCGACCGGCCGATCGCCGGTCTCAGCGCCGCCCCGGCCGCCCGTGAGCTGGCCCTCGGCCACGACACGCCGATCAGCGAACTGGAACCGGAGCCCGGCGGCGAGATCGAGACCCTCGCGGAACTGATCGCCGTCACGGATTTCGCCGCCGTTTACCTGGCGCTCGCCTCGGGGGCCTGA
- a CDS encoding metallopeptidase family protein gives MDNAVPPRATGPGPRRRDRHGRGMRGPIAPPQVPLAASRAEAFADLVQDSVERLERRWPQLADIDFMVLEVPRLDGPGEAWNDEAVPLGGTIPAHEDRPARVVVYRRPVEIRTKGRDERAALVHEVVVEQVAELLGLTPETVDPRYGED, from the coding sequence ATGGACAACGCCGTACCGCCCCGCGCCACCGGCCCCGGGCCCCGCCGCCGTGATCGCCACGGACGAGGCATGCGCGGACCGATCGCCCCGCCGCAGGTGCCGCTCGCCGCGAGTCGCGCCGAGGCCTTCGCGGACCTGGTGCAGGACTCCGTGGAGCGCCTGGAGCGACGCTGGCCGCAGCTCGCCGACATCGACTTCATGGTTCTGGAGGTGCCACGGCTGGACGGGCCCGGGGAGGCCTGGAACGACGAGGCGGTGCCCCTGGGCGGGACGATTCCCGCGCACGAGGACCGTCCCGCGCGCGTGGTCGTCTACCGGAGGCCGGTGGAGATCCGCACCAAGGGACGCGACGAGCGGGCGGCGCTGGTGCACGAGGTGGTCGTGGAACAGGTGGCCGAGCTGCTGGGACTCACCCCTGAGACGGTCGATCCGCGGTACGGCGAGGACTGA